From a single Clupea harengus chromosome 24, Ch_v2.0.2, whole genome shotgun sequence genomic region:
- the LOC116219079 gene encoding low-density lipoprotein receptor-like, with amino-acid sequence MSTVVPSCSSAEFRCGDGTCIPSTGVCNRVAQCLDHSDETNCTFVERTCSPSQFRCSDGNCIQSIWVCDGEMDCADDSDESHCRGAHRACAPDYFSCGSGLCVPNKWVCDGHAECPDRSDETNCTHTSCRLDEFLCGGGRCIPSVWVCDGESDCIDKSDERNCMTVDVATTCGPGQFRCGDGGCIPSLLVCNGNRDCDDGSDEDQQQNCCE; translated from the exons ATGT CCACCGTAGTACCCTCCTGCTCCTCGGCCGAGTTTCGCTGTGGCGACGGCACCTGCATCCCCTCCACTGGAGTGTGTAACCGAGTCGCTCAGTGTCTGGACCACAGCGACGAGACCAACTGTA CGTTTGTAGAGAGGACCTGTTCGCCGTCTCAGTTCCGCTGCTCTGACGGAAACTGCATCCAGTCCATCtgggtgtgtgatggagagatggactGTGCCGACGACAGTGACGAgagccactgca GGGGCGCACACAGGGCCTGTGCTCCAGACTATTTCTCCTGTGGGAGTGGCCTCTGCGTCCCCAACAAATGGGTCTGTGACGGGCACGCAGAGTGCCCTGATCGGAGCGACGAGACCAACTGCA CCCACACCAGCTGCAGGCTAGATGAGTTCCTCTGTGGTGGTGGCCGCTGCATCCCCTCAGTCTGggtgtgtgacggagagagcGACTGCATTGACAAGAGCGACGAGAGGAACTGca TGACCGTTGACGTGGCAACGACGTGTGGGCCCGGACAGTTCCGCTGTGGAGACGGCGGCTGCATCCCCTCATTGCTGGTCTGCAACGGGAACCGCGACTGTGACGACGGCAGCGACGAAGACCAGCAGCAGAACTGCTGTGAGTAG
- the c24h19orf53 gene encoding leydig cell tumor 10 kDa protein homolog yields MAQGKQKFKAQRPGGGKKPSQKPKGAKKGARTIAPKKTQVVQQQKLKKGLEVAIRKKIEQEVVQKASTSMHKRLNVLKAPEGKGAGGPPRPNAPTSAAGSSK; encoded by the exons ATGGCTCAAGGTAAACAGAAATTTAAAGCTCAACGACCCGGTGGTGGGAAGAAACCGAGCCAGAAACCAAAAGGAGCCAAGAAAGGAG CGAGGACAATCGCACCAAAGAAAACACAAGTCGTCCAGCAACAGAAACTAAAGAAG ggTCTGGAGGTGGCCATCAGGAAAAAGATTGAGCAGGAGGTGGTCCAGAAGGCCAGCACCTCCATGCACAAGCGGCTCAACGTGCTGAAGGCCCCCGAGGGCAAAGGAGCGGGCGGCCCCCCTCGCCCCAACGCCCCCACCTCTGCCGCTGGGTCatccaaataa
- the LOC122128754 gene encoding low-density lipoprotein receptor-like, producing MKAQVFFALFVISASMKVLHTAPTCAPDTFRCGDGRCIAASDVCNGQVECADLSDERNCSCKRDEFSCGDGRCVPSSWVCDGVVDCGDKGDEINCNNTVQTCSGHFFHCDHVRCIPFSWICDGDVDCMDKSDERHCCECCYP from the exons ATGAAGGCCCAAGTCTTTTTCGCTCTTTTTGTGATTTCAG CAAGCATGAAGGTCCTTCACACAGCCCCTACCTGTGCGCCAGACACGTTCCGGTGCGGAGACGGGAGGTGCATCGCCGCCTCTGACGTTTGCAACGGACAGGTGGAGTGTGCGGACCTGAGCGATGAAAGAAACTGCA GCTGCAAGAGAGACGAGTTCAGCTGTGGAGACGGACGCTGTGTCCCCTCCTCCTGGGTCTGTGACGGCGTAGTCGACTGTGGAGACAAAGGGGACGAGATCAACTgca ATAACACTGTTCAGACGTGCAGTGGTCATTTCTTCCACTGTGACCACGTACGTTGCATCCCTTTCTCTTGGATCTGTGATGGAGATGTGGACTGCATGGACAAGAGCGACGAGAGACACTGCTGTGA ATGTTGTTACCCCTGA
- the LOC116219080 gene encoding low-density lipoprotein receptor-like has product MGMGVERSCPLNSFRCADGRCIPSSGLCNGRSECVDGSDERNCTSVGRTDGERTCPLNSFRCASGQCVPMAGVCDGHRDCSDNSDENDCNTEERSSTDPLCSLDSFHCADGRCVPLVAVCDGRNDCSDHSDENNCTSSERGLPTTTCSPNHFLCGDGQCIPLAGVCDGQLDCSDRSDEANCMNVERGVAEPTCSPNAFRCGDGVCVPSSAVCNGQVECPDRSDEANCTNVERGVAEPTCSPNSFRCGDGVCVPSSAVCNGQVECPDRSDEANCTNVERGVAEPTCSPNSFRCGDGVCVPSSAVCNGQVECPDRSDEANCSEYLTATHLRLTPTCTRMAE; this is encoded by the exons ATGGGGATGGGCGTGGAGAGGTCGTGCCCTTTGAACTCTTTCCGCTGCGCTGACGGGCGGTGCATCCCCTCCTCGGGCTTGTGTAACGGacgcagtgagtgtgtggacgGGAGCGACGAGAGAAACTGCA CCAGTGTGGGGAGGACCGACGGCGAGAGGACGTGCCCTTTGAACTCGTTCCGCTGTGCCTCGGGTCAGTGTGTGCCCATGGCTGGCGTCTGCGATGGACACAGAGACTGTTCTGACAACAGTGACGAGAACGACTGCA aCACTGAAGAGAGGAGCAGCACAGACCCGCTGTGCTCCCTGGACTCTTTCCACTGCGCTGACGGCCGCTGCGTCCCCCTCGTGGCAGTGTGTGACGGAAGGAACGACTGCTCCGACCACAGCGACGAGAACAACTGCA CCAGCTCTGAGAGAGGCCTGCCCACAACCACCTGCTCCCCCAATCACTTCCTCTGTGGGGACGGGCAGTGCATCCCATTGGCTGGAGTCTGTGACGGACAGCTTGACTGCTCCGACCGGAGTGACGAGGCTAACTGCA TGAACGTGGAGAGGGGGGTTGCAGAGCCCACATGCTCCCCAAACGCCTTCCGTTGtggcgatggtgtgtgtgtcccgtccAGCGCGGTCTGTAACGGACAGGTGGAGTGCCCTGACAGAAGCGATGAGGCAAACTGCA CGAATGTGGAGAGGGGCGTTGCAGAGCCCACATGCTCCCCAAACTCCTTCCGTTGtggcgatggtgtgtgtgtcccgtccAGCGCGGTCTGTAACGGACAGGTGGAGTGCCCTGACAGAAGCGATGAGGCAAACTGCA CGAATGTGGAGAGGGGCGTTGCAGAGCCCACATGCTCCCCAAACTCCTTCCGTTGtggcgatggtgtgtgtgtcccgtccAGCGCGGTCTGTAACGGACAGGTGGAGTGCCCTGACAGAAGCGATGAGGCAAACTGCAGTGAGTATCTAACCGCTACACATTTACGTTTAACTCCTACCTGCA CAAGAATGGCAGAATGA